ATGTATTAGACACAGAAAGGGTTCATGTTCATATTTGTTTACCGTAGgtagtttaaaaataaactataaactgagataattgacaatttagtcaaAATTAATTGAACAGTAATGTTGTTGACTGAGAGTCTGTGTCTTCAGAAAgagttatatttttattgttgcatGTAGTTTAAACATTTTCCCCTTGAGAAACACCACCACTAATAATAATAGACCCAAGCTTTTAAttagataataataaaactggAGAAAGCAAACTGGAAATGAACCaaaaaatggcattttaaaaagtaaaaaaaataaaaaatgaaatgaatgaaacatacaaagcatataGCATACATTATCTGAGGTGGTATATTTACACATACAACATGCTAATAAAATGCTATAAGATGCTGCATTTTAGTGTATCTTATGAGGCCTGCTCTTATCACTCGTGCAACAGAGTAATGTAAATTTTTGACATTGAACCTTATTATCTTTTTtcaaatttgaaaataaaaaatctatcCTCTTTAAGAATTTCCACCTTACTATGGTGAAGTGGATTGTGTGTCCCATTGACTTCAGGGGCTATGTGCCTGGCTGTGTTTTTGCCTGCTGGCTGTTTGAAGGGCCAGGCAAAGAACGATTCAGATGAAACCTTATAAGAGGAAAATCAAAGGAACAGTTTACGAATTCCcaggtgtttgttttattgttgagCCTAAAGCAGTACTTAACAGGAGATGTAGAGGGAGGGCAAACATTGTTAGGGATGTAGATCCAGCAGATGTGTGCTCTGtacactcacatttttattcaacTAAGAAGATAGATGTGTTCTCTTGTCACGGATAATGTGTCTAATCTAAGCAGTTTCATTctgtcaggatttaatgaaaCAGTGAGAATATAATACCCCTCTTCTTATCCGTAAGGTCAGttatgttgtggggatggagctggactccctcaaggtggtgtcggagaggcagatgctgtccaagataaagacaatgttggataacacctcccacccactccatgacatgctggtcagtcacaggagcacgttcagtgagagactgagattaccgaaaagcaccagcCTGTGGCTATCTCCCTGTACAAcacatccacttaacacactgtttactgctacagctacacatgtttctttttcaacaatttattaataagtgattttatgtatatatatatatatatatatatatatatatatatatatatatatataggtatatatagatatatatatatatatatataggtatatatagatatatatagatagatagaacaATATTTTCTATGAATTTGGAATCCACACAGTGGGTGGCTGCTGCTTTAAAAGCTGCCTCCCTTTTTTCAGATAGGGTGCTGTTGCAGAAGGATATAGACGTATAGCACGAAATCCTATAACCAAGTAGCCAGTAtagtatacaggaacatctgcaCTGAGTATGGCCTGAAGGTCCAAAAGTTAAACATGAATCCAGCAGGCAGAACAGTGTGTGGTAGGGGTGGGAGAGGTCAcgtatgtgtttgtttgctttggtcAGGCATCATCCCAGATGTGGGGAAGTGGAGTCCCATAAGTATTCTCTGCTGTCCCCACCACTATATTCAGGGATTGCCAGTCTAAAGCAAAGCAGGCTCTTGACCAATCAGAGATGCAAAGAGAGTAGTAGAGATGGGAAAGGGAAGGTGACCTTTTCTTAATTGGGGCAAAAGGCTCTCTTTTACAAGAGCTCCACTGTGCAGTGAACAGGACAGGTCTATCTGTACGCCCAGGAGTTTCGTGCTGCTGGCCATCTTCACTGTGGTGTTGTTGAAAAGAAGTGATATGTGACTGTGCTGGCTCATGCTGATctcctttttttattcagtatttAGTGTTAAGGTGTTATTACAGTTCTCCAGTTGGTTCACCTGCTAACTTATTCATTGATGTCCTGGATGAGACTCACAATAAattattattctattctattctattttattctatcaGCATTCTTCACAATTTTGTTAGTGGGCCTCGCCTCAGACCCACTAACAAAAATGCCGGACTGGTACttgtgtttttacctttttaatattacacactaaaaaaaaaaaaaaaaaggtaaaaacactCTGTGTGTATGACTGAGTGAATGAGATGAGTACAAAGTGTTTTGAGTGCTCAAATTGAGTAGAAAGCCACTATGTgagtaccagtccatttaaaaGTACCAgtctgggtcacctgtatggagaaaaaaaaaaaaaaaaagagaagagaaagcaaacaacaaagagcaacataataaaaaaataaataaataaataaatattaatattacacACTAGGGCAgaacggtggcacggtggttagcactgttgccgcacagcaagaaggtcctgagttcaattccatcatttctgtgtggaggttgcatgttctccccgtgtttgcgtgggtttcctccgggtactctggcttcctcccaccgtccaaagacatgcaacttgtggggataggttaattggataatccaaattgtcactaggtgtgaatgtgcgaatgaatgtgagtgcgaatggttgtctgtccctgtgtgttggccctgcgacagactggcgacctgtccagggtgtaccctgcctctcgccctatgacacctgggataggctccagcgccccccgcgaccctgaaaaggataagcggaagcgaatggatggatggatattacacactctgatggatccaTTGGGGGCAACTCGGGAGGAATCTGGGGGAATCAGGGAACAATCCATCGATCTTCCAATTGATAAACAATCCAGTTTAACAACAGAGCCCGAGAGCGCCTGAGCAACAGTATCTGCTAACCTCTGCTAACTAGTGTTGCTGAACTAGTATTTAGTCTAGTATTGAGCACTAAATGGCCTGAGGGGAGAAGGAAGCCAAGAGTGTACAACCTGGTCTTAGGGTATTTGCTGGTGTGGTAGCctcagcctctatggatcttgtacctagggcttgttcctgtgctgctatGATTAGTACctttgtgctgtctttcagtctcgCTTTATAGGATTTCTTGATACCAGTCACCTCTTCTATCTTCCAGTGGTACATACCATTCAGGGACCTTTGCTTCCATGATGATTCCTCTTCTTTTATCtcgggtttctgctgcctgaagtATTCACTAAGCACTCTATAGGTCGTGATCATTTTCCTGATGTACTCCTGGATCTTTGTTGTTTCATCCTGGATAGTGGTCCTGTAATTCTCTAATTCCTTTCACTTAGTTTAGTCTCAGGGTTGGGGTGGACTTGTGGTGAAACCATTCATGCCTTGTTAGGAGCTTCGATGTTTTGGGGTCCGTGgcttctttctcctcctttgTCTCACTGATTATCCCAACAGGGTATTTGATGAGATGTTGATTGCCTAAATCTTGCATTCTTCCCATTCAGCTgtctcctcaggacttgccttacTTTCTGCAGATATTTGGTGTTTGCTGCCTCCCAGGGACTTGTTACTTTCCAGCTCTTTATTCTTGAGACTATgccttggatatctgccactgtgatggttactggagcCTGTTCAGGGAAGCTGGTGTGGTCTTCACTCCGATCTCTCTAGCATACCTCTTCAAACGGCAAGCCAAGgttgtgagtctttgcttggcagttacCAAGTAGGAATGGGTACTGGTATCCAGTGCCATGATGGCACAGGTtgtgacataaacggtagtaaccagaccgaaaagtagaacacatttcggtgctttatttcagtgctttttttttcctgagatgtcatacacttcagattctagccaatcattttacctttccaaggatagtaggcgggcccaggtacgtacgttcttttagagcagagctacagattaaaaatgcccaaggcgaagcagtcaaaagtctggctgtacttcacagcaaaatatgcaaactcagcagcctgcaacaagtactttaaggtgatactgtgcaaaggaggtaactccttGAATCTGACGACGAACCTGGCGACTTATAGTGTTTtgttaaaagctgagaaatgaaccgtatttgatagcttgctgcgagacctcacaccgagcacatctactgcgggtatGGTGCCTCGGACCCGgggttagcaacatcccccaagaacccgcgGAGGAGAGTCcaggcccctagccctgccggtgtagcagaaatgatgacggatgatgatggcagcagcagccgttctccTCTGGGTCAGTAGCTTAATGTAGTTCGTGTTTAATTTACGTTgtgtaggctaaccacgttattaaatcaatgcatgtaaggtgaactagcaaacactgtcgtagttacatgcggctgtcttcttgtttgatggcaggtactcccttcaccctggccaaaaaggctaaaatgaccaaagaaaaagtgggaaacagcaacaacaacatgagaggtttttggacaaagtttgtgtttattccattgtttaagcactgcctCCAGCCAAGAacgataccatatatgccccatagctgcagaaagggctaacattgttatctttttacaaaaaacagctaaacatgagaggtttttggacaaagtttgtgttttccattctttaagcaccggttcgagcaccggttcgagcaccgtttaagcaccggcaccatttcaaaagtaccggtttggcactggtttcggataaaacctaatacccatccctatttccAAGGCCTCAAgtatgattttatttcttcGTCACACCTTTTTGCAGCTCCGATGTTTGGCTCACTTCCCTCCATCTTGTCTTGGCTTCTAGTCTCCTTCTACAAGGAGGGTACTGCTCCTTGTAGCTGTTCATCTTGTAGCCAAGCacctcactgatcactgctgccataGTGTAGATCAGCTGGTTGGTTTCGATGATAGTCACAGTAGGGATTTTCCATAACCTTCAGATGGTTCTTCATATGGGCTTTGTAATCAGCCATAGAGGGTCCAGGTTTCCAGCTTAGCAATGATCATATCTGTCAAGTCAGGTGTTCTTACAATAAACACCTCACACACATCAGTTGGCCTTGGCACTTGATACCCAATCTCGGAGGGTCGAGATGATATCACCCCCCTGACCTGACGACCTTGTTCCCCCCTGGTGTAGCATTCGTGTTGTACCTTGTCGATCTTTAGTTGTGATAGCAGTTTTTTCTTCCAGATGTTGAAACACTGAGCAACCAGTTGTTTCGCCATTAGTCCAGATGTTATGTGTAGTGGAAGTGCAAAATAAGTTGCAGGTGCGGATAATCACCACATCATAGGAGGGAAAGTAGCACAAAACACAAGACAGGGCCTAAGTAAAATAGGAAGTTAGCAATAATAACTAAACTGagaaacacaaagtaaaagTATAAACTATAAATAATAAACTGATCTAAATAGTAACTGGAACAATTAACtcaatacttaaaatactaatacaagaaaaaatacaagatgaaaatgtaaacaaacaaactaggCATTAAACAaagaatatttaataataacagaACAAAATTCTATACACTGAACCCAGGACCAGAACACCTTAACCACTGTACACTGCAAAAATCAAATTTATAAAACACTACAGGCCAGACATCTAGAGTTAACATAATCTAATTTTTACAGCAATTTTTACATAATTCATagttagaaaaaatattacttAACAAGTTAACAATTCACAAATTCTTAAAGTTTTCTAATATCAAAAACACTCatctgtgaaggttcttcagttctaggCTAGACCTGAAGAAgctctcggatgagaggtgcaacgtcttcaagcaacttaaagaagtccagaagcttttctttccaagctccttagacaatcAAAAATACTCAATTACTGAAActgaatgcaattttttttatacgTACAGAAACGAGTTATTAGAGGACCGGCAATATGAGTTTGAATTCCCAGCTGTTGTGCTGTCATCATCAAAGCGTTTATTAATAGACGGTGCTGAATGAGAGCGGAGTGAGAATACACAGCACAGTGTAGCTGCTCACTCTGCATTTTGAACACTCGTCAGGTATAATCTGAACATTTGAAATTGTGAGTATTGCTCTCTGATTATGGATAATGTTTCTGTTGTGAGAATGTTCACTCTCTCTGGATTTAATGAGACAATGAATATCAGACTTACCATCTTCTCACTCACATTAATGTATTACTGTATGATCATATTAATCAATGTGTCTCTGATTGTGCTCATTGTCTTGGATGAAAACCTCCATGAACCTATGTACATTTTACTGAGCAGTTTTTGCATTAATGCAATTTATGGGACCACAGGTTTCTACCCAAAATTCCTGTTAGATCTGCTGTCGTCTTCTCAAGAAATCTCCTATGAAGGGTGCCTTTTACAAGCTTTTATCATGTACTCATTTGCTTGCTGTGATTTGTCCATTTTAGCTGTCATGGCCTTTGACAGGTATCTGGCTATATGTTGCCCTCTGCACTACCACTCTTTCATGACTAAGAGGAGGCTCTCTCAGCTGGTGTGTTTCTCCTGGCTGACTCCTTTATGCATTTTTTCCATCAGTATTCTGCTAACATCAAGACTGACCTTATGCAGATCAAAAATTGAGAAGGTCTTCTGTGTGAACTGGGTAATTGTTAAACTTGCTTGCTCTGACACAGACACCCTTTTAAATAGTGTTGTTTCATATGCAACAATTATCATGTATATTTCGCATGGGTTTTTCATAATGTGGACGTACATGCATCTTATTAAAACATCTGTAACGTCCAAAGAAGACAGGGCGAAGTTTATGCAGACCTGTGTGCCCCATCTGACTtctttaatcacatttttgaTTGTAATACTTTTTGATTTGATGTATATGCGATTTGGCTCTGCAGATTTACCCCAAAGCCTCCAAAACTTCATCGCTATTGAATTTCTCGTCATCCCTCCAGTTATGAATCCCCTCATTTATGGATTTAAACTTACCAAAATACGAAATAAAATTCTGAGTTTTGTTTACCGTAAACAAAAATAACCactttaataaagtttaatcactcaatgtttttctcattatttCTTTGTTCATAGACAGTGACAAAACAGGGTGCAAATTCATGTTTCAGTATTTTGTCAGGGATACATCCCTGAGCCCCATCATTTATCCAGGAAAATAATGGGGATTTGTTTCAGCtcattgttcatttttattgaaattatttGTTGTTATATGAAGTACAAgatgtttttctgctgctgtatgCAAATCAAATTGAAAatagacacacaaatacacatgtggaATGTAAgagaattaaaaacatttgtctTAAACTGAAGCTTTTTTGTGTCATAGCATAAATAGAACGGAAAAGGGTTTGAGGAActattttactattttattttaaaatgttcttggaaaaacattttttccatcAATAGGATTTTTGTCAGGCATGTGTCAGGTCAGAGATCAGGTTTCCTTATTAGAAGCATACAATCATACAATTGAATCAGTAAGACTAAGGAAAATTTCaggcttttatctttaatagttTTTGAGATATTCATATTAATTCAAACTTTGCTTTAgatttccatgtgtgaaaaAAGACCTTGTATAAGTCAAACTTTGGAACGTACAATTTTCAGGCACAGAGTTGGGTGAGCAGAAAATCTTCTAAAAGTCTGATAGTTTAAGATGCCCCAACATTTCTGCCATATCCTgtacaatatatattttattttaccatCTATTTCCATACAGAGCACTTATGTTCAAACTACCAGTTATTCAAAgccaaaataaagcacaaaaactgttgtgatgtGAGTATAATTTTGGCATCTGCATCTAGTTACTCAGTTGCTGTTAACATTCAGCAGATCAAAGTGTACAGCTGACATTATTTCCAAtgtggcattaaaaaaatcaaataaatgcacTTTGGGTTACTGAGTTTCACGTACAGAACACAAAAGCAGTAGAAGCCAAGACCATATTTCGTCTGTACACTGAACATGGTCATATAATAGATCTTAGGTCTCTTGAATCAGGTATCTAATTTATTGGACCAATAAGCTGCCCAGGAGAGCCCCAGCTGCAGCCCAGCCAGCTGACCTGGCATTCATCCCTGTGCCCACCCTGGATGAGGCCACAAAGGCTCCAGCTGCTGCTCCGAAGGCTGCACCTCCGGCTCTGAGCCATGATGAAGTCAAGCCTGCTTCATGTCTGCTTGCTGGGTTCGCAGACTCTTTCtgttggggaaaaaagggaCTGTACTAGGCAATCTTTCAGTTATTTAATACACTGTGGGTTGTATTCCAGTACAGTGTGTTAGCATACTTGATTTTTGCAAGAATAAGTAAAGGACGTAGTAGCATTGGAGTAAACACACTTAAATGGATTTGGGCAGTAGTTTGGGAAAATGGGAAAACAGCTAATCTAAAAAATCCTGATGACAATGCATCTGCAAAACATTTTGGATGCGTATAATATTCCTGAAActtaaaataactttttcaGGTAAGTGATGTGAATTTAGTGAAATAAATTGTATTTGTGGAGTCAAATACCTCAACCCAGCGTGAAATATTTACATAATTTACTTCTGGTTGATTGCCATTAAATTAGGGAGGCCCAATGAATTAATCCTTATCATAATTTGAATGAATTGTCATACATGTTCCACTCTGATGCTTCAAATGaagcacaaataaataaatcaaactgaTGTGTTATGGATATAAATGAGTCTGAGATGCATGAAAAACTTTAGGAATGTATTTTAGGAAAGCTGTAAAGACCTTTGTGTTCACATAAAAGAAACTTAGTCTTATCTAGAGCGTTTTGTGCGTTCATCATGGTCGGACTGTCAACTCCATTTTTACTCACCTTGTACTGGACATTGGCACCACTGTCCGGCACAGCCAGGCTCTTCTGCTCTGCTTCTGGAACTTAATGAGTGACATTTTGACTTTGTTCTTACAGAGTATACTCATTATTGTGTAACCACACTCAGGATCACTTTCTCATACTCACAGTGGTTGATGACATGTCGATGATGACTTGAAGGTATTGTGAATGCCCATTTTGGTCTTCTGCTAAGCTCCTCCAGCAACTTTAGGTCTGCCACAGTTTTTCCATGATCACCTTTATTAAAGTGCACGGTGTTCATCTTATTTGTCCCGTTAGTTTCCGTCTCTTTGTAGTGCCACTGCATCCTACTGATCGCCACTTTCAACATTTTCTTTgcatcttcattttcttttttcagctgttCCGTCATCTCTTTGAGCTTCATCACTTCTTGCCTGTGATCCATCAGCATTTGCTccgtgtctttttctttctttacacaCAATTTCTTTAAGCCTGCAATTTCTTGCTCTTGTGCCTTCATCTTTTCCTCAAGCTTTTCTTTGTCCCCTTCACTCCTTTGCTTTGTAGACTTTATGAAATGTCTTTTCACTGCACACAGCTCTTTTATCACCCTGTCTTTTTCCATAATGTCCTTCTTGAgttgagtgttttcagtgtttagAATGCTTATCTTTTCTTCATAATCTTTCTTTAACCACTCCTTCTCATCTTCTGTTGTCACCTTCAAAGCCCGAACCTGTCCATCTTCCTCTTTAGCTATCTTGATCATATCTTCTACTGTCCTTTCCCTCTCCTCAACTGTCTTTTTCAGGACATTATTCTCTTCTTTAACCTTCTTCAGTTGCCTCACAGTCTTTTTGGAGCTCTTTTCCAGCTTTTTGTTGCTTTCCTGGAGATTCATGAAACTCTGTACCAAGTATCTGGCATCGTTCTCCACCACCGTCTCCTCAATCTTCTCCAGTAGTGCTCTAACCTGGATGTCTCCGACCCTGTTTAAGTTATCAAAAACATGATATCTGTTTCCACATTTGTCCACAAGCTGCTGCAGAGCTGGCCATCTTTCAATGTGCTCTTCAATGGGAGTGACTCCCAGTTTGTCTCCCCAGGTGAACAACACAATACTTCGCATCCACACCCAGAGACCGAACAAGCTTAAGTGTTCCTCCGCTCTAATTCTGTCGGTTTCAGTGAAGGTCTCATCGGCACGTACAACCACCAGGACAGCATGAGGAGTAGGAGCCCACGGGGATGCACTGCTAGTAATTAGATCCTGTACTTCCCTTGGAGTGTCCTCGGAACAGTATCGTCCATGCCATCCTGGAGTGTCCACAACAGTTATTTGCAGTTTGCCAGCACCACCCTCCCTCTCAGTGACCTGTGATGTTGACTGTCCCACAGCAAAGACTTCACCACCAAGAAGATTGTTTCCAGCTGAGCTTTTCCCAGCCTGCTTCGGTCCCACTACCAGAATTCGAAGCACTGAAATTGGGGGAAACTCTCCTGTATTGCAGAAATGCAAGATTTAGGTAATGATGTTAGCTTTGCAAATGTATATTTCCATCTTGCAGTTGTTTCAGGTAAATGAGAATGATGAATTTTAGATGTTTCCACAATGCTGGTTTGAATGAGAAGTTTCCTTCATTAGAGATTTTACTACTGTTAGTACTTGGAAGAACCATAATAGCTGATTTTCAGCAGCTTCAGGTATTCAAAGAGAACCTTTGAATACCTGACTTATTTTGATATCATGACACTGTTAGCATAAAGTTGTGTATGAACACATCCAGCAGTAAAGAGCAATTTTGTCATTCAAATGATCTAATTTAGTGtcatacatttaaataaacattttggcattttatgtatttaaataattCTTGGTATTTAAAGCAGTATTTGCATTGttcttattaaaaacaaacaaaaagacaaccACAGAATCAAAGCATATTAATGGAAAGTTGACCAGAAGGGAAAAGCGTGGTAAGAAAAGTGCACAAGCAACACTGATGAATGCAGTCTTGAGAGGAGTCTCAACACGCAAAAAAGAGCATTATTGCCGTGAATCATGAATCAGGATTAAAACATCCAAACTGAGAGAAAACAGGAGCAGGAAGAAAGACACAGCTAGAGG
This genomic window from Astatotilapia calliptera chromosome 16, fAstCal1.2, whole genome shotgun sequence contains:
- the LOC113008209 gene encoding olfactory receptor 10Z1-like, which gives rise to MDNVSVVRMFTLSGFNETMNIRLTIFSLTLMYYCMIILINVSLIVLIVLDENLHEPMYILLSSFCINAIYGTTGFYPKFLLDLLSSSQEISYEGCLLQAFIMYSFACCDLSILAVMAFDRYLAICCPLHYHSFMTKRRLSQLVCFSWLTPLCIFSISILLTSRLTLCRSKIEKVFCVNWVIVKLACSDTDTLLNSVVSYATIIMYISHGFFIMWTYMHLIKTSVTSKEDRAKFMQTCVPHLTSLITFLIVILFDLMYMRFGSADLPQSLQNFIAIEFLVIPPVMNPLIYGFKLTKIRNKILSFVYRKQK